The Vigna angularis cultivar LongXiaoDou No.4 chromosome 9, ASM1680809v1, whole genome shotgun sequence DNA window tttagttttacaGAAAGTCATGCTTGGCTCGTTCGGCACGGCATCTTGATAACCAGCCACTTGGGCTGCGTCAATGGCTAAAATTCGCATggatttttctctattttaaataaacaaatattcaaCGGCTTTTAATTCATTTGGAGTAGTGCATCTAACCTAATGATAACTCAAGGTGGTAGTGGGAAAATTACGCAATCATCTACTTCAAAGGCAACTACGTGCGCATCATTTAGATAAATTCAACCACAAACAAGAGATATTATGgctgttttaatatttttgaggTATTTTAACATCAAATATTTTGTGGTGAAGGATTGTCAGGTCACTGTgggttttcaattttttaatgttactctctgaatatgatattttatgttCCACTTTCAAATAGTTCTCCCAACTTCTGTTTCCGTAACTCATGATCTGCCGTCTTAcaaatattgattataaattttcaaaaaaatatatttgtaaaagttATTAGAACATCTAATATGtctatttttgtttataatcaattaataaGGGACAAGTGGTGTGTAAgtactttttaaattttgtgattcttaaaaattattcacaCCACCGTAAATACAGGCTGTCCTAGCAAAGAAAATAGTTACTTCAAGTAATTGAGGGAAGTCACGTACCTAAGCAAAAAAATATGTGTGAGATAGtctttaaaatcttttattgaacaaaaaaaaatgttattattccTTGTACCTAAAGAGCTCAGGTTTGTACGGGATGGAaaggttttttaaattttctaataaaacGGTCGTTTAACTAAGATAACGAATATTTGTTAAGGTGTTTTCATGAACATAGACAAGGAATGTCAAactatctttaatttattttcattgtattCTCTGTGATGAACTATTTTTGTATTGTATCCCATCTTTTGCCCCCATTGTGTATGGTTTATCTCCCAACACCCtgattttaaaatgtttgtattccaaaaaaatatttaggcTGTTGAAATCGGACAACAATTATCCAAGAAGCACTTCATCCATCATGTTTTCGGGTAAGAAAAGAGCTTTTGAGCCTAATAAGCTGGACTCATTTTAATATGGATCATAgtcttttcataattttcttacTGGAACTGGTAACTTTATTCTGCAGGGAAAAAGATTTTGAGGAGGGAAATCATTTATATCGTTTCCTTGAACATGAACCTTTTATCCCCAGATGTTTTAATTTTCGTGGTACCACAAACGACAGCGAACCAAAGGCAGCTGCTGCAATATGCAGTAGGCTTGCGAAGATTATGTCTGCCATTCTTGAGGCTTTTGCTTCTGATGACAGGCAACATGTTGATTATGAGGCCATTAGCAAAAGCGAAGAATTTCGTAGGTATGGTAACACTTTATGCAgagttcttatattttattgttttgttattgcATATGGTGAATGCAAAGGTTCTGCAAATATATTCACTTATTAATCgtttataattttgtgattCCGTCAACTGTGAAGTTTGCAATGCCTATTGTTTGTTTTTGCGGTGATTCCATCTATTGTTTGTCAAGTTTCTTCTCCTTCTAACTGCAGGTATGTAAATATGACTCAGGATCTACAGCGTGTGAATATCTTGGAACTATCAGAAAACGAGAAACTTGCATTcttcttaaatttatataatgcTATGGTCATCCATGCCGTTATTAGCGTAGGGTGTCCAGAAGGTGTAATTGATAGGAGATCCTTCTTCAGTGATTTTCAGTATGTGGTTGGAGGGCATCCTTATTCTCTTAACAGTATCAAAAATGGTATCCTCAGATGCAATCGGAGGTCACCTTATTCCTTAGTAAAGCCCTTCAGCACAGGAGACAAGCGGTTGGAggtaaaataacttttttttttctttttcagttatGCATTATGTTTATGATAGCATTTTAAAAACAtgtgtgttttatttttcagaaagttTCTTACACTGAAATGCGATCTTAACTTTTCtgtattaatttttcattcGTCCTTGTATCTTAACATTAAATTTCTATACCCTATCTTAAGAATTACTTCTTGCCATTTATAGTTACTATGATTGGATATATGAATGTAGTTAACCTGTTCCTGACAAATTGCAGGTTGCTCTGGTCAAGTTGAATCCGTTATTGCATTTTGGACTTTGTAATGGTACAAAATCGAGCCCAAAAGTTAGATTCTTCTCACCGCATAGAGTTGTAGACGAGttaagagttgctggaagagaGTTCTTTGAGAATGATGGAATTGAAGTGGACCTGGAGAAGAGAACTGTTTATCTAACTCGGATTTTCAAATGGTAATTAAGCAGTCATTACTTTTTGTAGAGTATTAGTTCTGACTTCATTAAATTTTCCTAGCTCCATTCTTATGACTCTCTTACACTTTGGCAGGTTCAGTGGAGATTTTGGACCAGAGAAAGAAATATTGAAGTGGATACTAAATTACTTGGATCCAAATAAGGCTGGTCTTGTGACACATCTCTTGGGAGATAGTGGACCAGTTCATATCTCTTACCAGAATTTTGATTGGTCAATAAATTCTTGAGTAGTATGCCATTTAATTTCTGCCACTGAATATAGGGTATGCTTAATACACGTGTACCATATTCTGGTATCTTAGGAGACAAGTAGACAGAATTTAAGTGATAATTTGATCTCTAAATAGATAATTGTAGATTTCAAATCATTTTTGCACGCCAGGTGCAGATCAGTTATTGTAGAAACTCTAGATCATATATAGTTTGAATTGAGAATTTtcctcagaaaaaaaaaaaggaaaatttgtgGGTAAGTAGGAACAGATTCTACATAGAATTGGCTGATAGAATGTGGACCCATAGTTGTTTCTTGGGAAGGTATTAAATCATACCATTGCAAATATTATTGAGCTTGTGTGGTGTCTTGAAGGTTATGATCCGttaatagtaattattatacaaaaaaatttacatgaCCTGTTTTTGTATTAAGGTGCATGTCATTCTCAGAGTGTGCGAATGCAAAAGAAGACATCTATGTGAGAAGACGGAGCAGTTATTCATAGAAAATAGTACACTTTTTAAATTATGGAATATGACATTGTTCCTGTTAAAGTTGGAAAGAtgcaaaaactaaaagaaaaatgtttttttaacaattttcttgACAATTTCAAGttcgttttaaatatttttttgaaaataaatttaaatatgttatgaaaagttgttaatatattcaatatatatcaCTTTTCACTTTGTATTAAGAACAGTGGAATTGTGTGTACTGTTCCAAAcctaatatcaaaatttaaatataatcaattattcattTCAAGATCCAGACTTGAAATCCCGAACGGGTCAGACATCATAATAcaataagtaaaattattttaaattaacatttttgcAAAATCTAAAACACACTAGGGAATTCAAATTCGGGAAAGAGATGAGAGATTATACATACAAAATTAATACAATCTATCCAATTTTTGCAATGTTATAACTGGGTAATGAAATG harbors:
- the LOC108346349 gene encoding uncharacterized protein LOC108346349: MGSEIEIPTNTQQPHNQHNPNIASTQNHGYESVTNKSESTHRCGGDDVRSDSRVTLVHPHSLLPMPVPPQNFQSNQNDVALPTFSVGSFFRQRSSDLSAAIVKRVSSLRESVEEDNDGEGEKRGVTEFNLSGVKVVVTAKPEEEEASLRGRISFFSRSNCRDCTAVRRFFREKGLRFVEINVDVFSERERELRERTGTGSVPQIFFNEKLIGGLVALNSLRNSGEFDRRVAEILGGKAADGNAPWPPAYGFDCAEEDREDEMVGVVRVLRLRLPIQDRLRRMKMVNNCFEGNDLVEALIQHFHCARNEAVEIGQQLSKKHFIHHVFGEKDFEEGNHLYRFLEHEPFIPRCFNFRGTTNDSEPKAAAAICSRLAKIMSAILEAFASDDRQHVDYEAISKSEEFRRYVNMTQDLQRVNILELSENEKLAFFLNLYNAMVIHAVISVGCPEGVIDRRSFFSDFQYVVGGHPYSLNSIKNGILRCNRRSPYSLVKPFSTGDKRLEVALVKLNPLLHFGLCNGTKSSPKVRFFSPHRVVDELRVAGREFFENDGIEVDLEKRTVYLTRIFKWFSGDFGPEKEILKWILNYLDPNKAGLVTHLLGDSGPVHISYQNFDWSINS